A stretch of DNA from Pseudomonas sp. HN11:
TTGTAACGCACGTCCACCAGCAACGCGAGTTGGCGGTCGAGCAGGTCGGCGACGTTGGCCACCAGGGTCTTGAGGCTGTCCATGGCAAAGGCGATATGCCCGCCGTAGAAGTGCCCACCGTGCAGCACGCGTTCTTCTTCGGCGTCGATGATCGGGTTGTCATTGGCGCTGTTCAGCTCAATCTCGATGAACGAGCGCAGCCAGTTCAGACTGTCGGCCAATACGCCGAGCACGTGGGGCGCGCAACGCAGCGAGTAACGGTCTTGTAGGCGATGCAGCGGCGCAGTCGGCGCATCGATGGCCAAGTCCTTGCGCAGCCAGGAGGCCACCTGCATCTGCCCTGGGTGCGGCTTGGCGGCGAACAGGCGTTCGTCGAAGTGTTCCGGGTTGCCTTGCAGCGCCACCACGTTCAGCGCGGTGATGCGCGTGGCCAGTTGCAGCAGGTAGTCGGCGCGGGCGAAGGCCAGGCAGGCCAGGCCGGTCATCACGGCGGTGCCGTTCATCAGCGCCAGGGCCTCCTTGGGGCGCAGGACTAGCGGATCCCAGCCCAACTCAAGGTGCACATCGGCCGCCAGGCGACGTTCGCCACGCAACAGCACTTCACGCTCGCCGGACAAGGTCGCGGCCACATAGGACAATGGCGTCAGGTCACCGCTGGCGCCCACCGAGCCTTCTTCGGGGATCAGCGGCAGGACGTCATGCTCAAGGAACGCGTGCAGTCGTTCCAACAACTCCACGCGCACGCCGGAGACCCCGTGGCACAGCGACTGCAAGCGCGCCGCCAGCACGGCGCGGGTAGCCTGGGCGTCGAGCAGCTTGCCCAGGCCGCAACCGTGGAAGGTGTACAAGTGACGCGGCAGGGCTTCGACGTGCTGCAACGGCACCGCCACTACGCACGAGTCGCCGTAACCGGTGGTCACGCCGTAGATCACGCCTTCCTTGTCCAGCAGCGAGTCGAGGAACTGCGCGCCCTTGGCAATACGCTGGCGGTACGCGGCATCGCCCTGCAGCTGGGTTGGCGTCTGACGGTTGGCCAGGGCCAGCACGTCTTCGATGCGCAAAGCGCGTTCGCCAAAGGTTACCGGCTCAAGATGCGTCGTCATCGGTCTTCCAGAAAGGGTAAAAGTTGAACCATTGTTGGGGCGCTTCCAGGCAGAACTGGCCCAGGCGTGCGGCGTAGCGTGCGGTCCACAGGGCTATGACCTGCTCGCGGGTGTTGCGTTTCCATTCGATCTGCGGCGTGAAGGGCTCAATGGTCAGGCGATAGCGGCTGTTGTGCTTGAGGCACATCAGCAGGTTCACCGGGCATTTGAGCAAACCGGCCAGCAGCCACGGGCCTTGGGGGAAGGCGGCGTCATGGCCGAGAAAGTCCACGCGCACCGTGCGCCCGCCGTGCAGCGGCACGCGGTCGCCGGCAATCGCCAGCCACTCGCCGTCGTCCAGGCGCTGGCTGAGCAGCAGCATGGTGGCCGGGTCCAGCTCGCTGACCTGGATCAGGCGCAAATGGGTCGCCCCGGCTTCGCCCAGCAGGCGATTGAATTGCTCAGCGTGCTTGGTGTGGACCAGCACGTTCATGGTGACTTGCTCGCCAATCTCGGCGAGCGCGCGGCACACTTCGAGGTTGCCCAGGTGTGCGCCCACCAGCATCTGTCCGCGCTCGCCACGCAGTTGCCCGCGCAATTGCGCCGGGTCGTTGATCTCGATCTGTTCCAGGCGCAGCTTGCCGTTCCACACGTCGAGTTTGTCGAGCAGCGAGTCGGCAAAGGCCATGAACTGGCCGAAGACTTTCCGGTGAGTGGGGCGAAGGTCCTCGCGCCCGCTCCAGTCGGCCAGGCGCTGTTGGTATTGCCAGGCGCTGTGGCGCGCGGTGCGACCGAACAGGAAGAAGTACAGCACGATGCCGTACAGCACCGGGCTCAACACGCGCCGGCCGAGGACCTTGGCGGCGAATGCCGTGAGTTTCATCAGCCAGTAGCTGCCGCGTTCCTCGCGGTCTGCCCAGTGTTTGCTGCTGTCACTCATGCCTGCCACCGTCGCCACAGGATCATTGGCGCCCGCACCAGCATGCCGAAGAACAACCGGGTGTGCATGGCCGAGATGCGTACGTTGTCGCGGAACAGGCGAAAGTGCGAAAGGCCGTCGGTGGGGTAATGCACCTGGGTGGGCAGCCAGCGCATCGGCTGGTTGCGCCAGGCCAGGCGTACCAGGATGTCCGAGTCGAAGTCCATGCGCGTGCCGATGTAGGCCGAGTCCATCAGTGCCAGCACTGGCGCCAGCGGGTACACACGAAAGCCGCACATCGAGTCGCGGATCTGCAGCGACAAGGTGTTGATCCACACCCACATGTGGGTCAGGTAGCGCGCGTACAGACGGCCTTTGGGCACGCTGTCGTCGTATTCGGGGTAGCCGCAGATAATGGCGTCGGGGTGTCGGCGCGAGGTGTCGAGGAAAGTCTCGACTTCGCGCAGGTCGTGCTGGCCATCGGCGTCGACTTGCAGGGCGTGGCTGAAGCCCAGGCGGGCGGCTTCGCGGAAGCCGGCCATCACTGCACCGCCCTTGCCCTGGTTGGTGGGCAAGGTCAGCAGGGTGACGTTTTCCAGGCTCGCCAGTTGTACCAATACCGCCGCGCAGGCCGGGCTGCTGCCGTCATCCACCAGCAGGCATGGCAGGCCACTGTTCAACAGGCTGCGGACCACGGCGGGCACGGCGGCTTCGTGGTTGTAGACCGGGATCAGGGCGCAGGGGTTATGCATCGACGGTCTCCAGCAAAATCCGTCCGCTGGAACAGGCCGCAGCACCATTGCGATAGGCGAAATACAACTTGCTGCGTTCCGCATCAAACCGCAGATGCAGTTCGATCACATCGCCTGGCCGCACCAGTTGCTGGAACTTGAGCACTTCCATCCCGGCAAAGGTTACCGGCAAATCGAGCAGTTGCTGGCCCAGATTGAAGGCCCATTCCACCTGCACCACGCCGGGCAGCACCGGGGTGACGGGGAAGTGGCCGCTGAAGTAGGCCAGGTCCGGCGGGACGCTCAGTTGCAGGGTCCATTCACCATTGGCTTTGACCTGCTCCAGTACATCCGGGGCTTTCGGTCGTGCTGCCAACAAGAGCGCCTCGACGTGTACCTGGGGCAGTTTGCCTTGGCTGTTCAGGGGCAACTGTTTCAGCAACCGCCATCGACGTGGCAGCGCCAGGGCTTCGCAATGTTGGCTCAGATGCTGGCGCAGGGTCTGGGTGAGCGTGCGTCGCCCCTGGTTGCGCAAGGCATGCAGCCCCTCGGCGCTCAGCACCACCAGCGCGCCGAGTGACGCGCGGTTTTCCTGCACCACGCCCAGGCGGGTTTCCGCGACCCAGGGGTGGTCCATCAATGCGTGCTCCAGCATGGGCAGGGAGATGCGTTTTTCTTCCAGCTTGACGATGCGATCCAGGCGGCCGAGCAGCTCGAAACGGCCATCGGCATGGATGCGTGCCGCGTCGGCGGTTTGCTCGACATGCCCCTCAGGCAGGTAAGGCGAGGCGATGCGCAGGGCGCCGTCGGCATCCTGGCTCAGTTGCACGTCGGCAAACGGCTGCCACGGCTGTGCGCCTTGGCGCCAGGCAATGCCACCGGTTTCCGAGCTGCCGAGGATCTCGGTCGGCCATTGTTGCAAGCGGTCGTACAGGCTGCCGGCGGCTTCTACGGGCAGCGCGCCGCCAGATGAAAATACCCGCGACACCTGGCTCAGCGCCGGCCAG
This window harbors:
- a CDS encoding HAL/PAL/TAL family ammonia-lyase, with the translated sequence MTTHLEPVTFGERALRIEDVLALANRQTPTQLQGDAAYRQRIAKGAQFLDSLLDKEGVIYGVTTGYGDSCVVAVPLQHVEALPRHLYTFHGCGLGKLLDAQATRAVLAARLQSLCHGVSGVRVELLERLHAFLEHDVLPLIPEEGSVGASGDLTPLSYVAATLSGEREVLLRGERRLAADVHLELGWDPLVLRPKEALALMNGTAVMTGLACLAFARADYLLQLATRITALNVVALQGNPEHFDERLFAAKPHPGQMQVASWLRKDLAIDAPTAPLHRLQDRYSLRCAPHVLGVLADSLNWLRSFIEIELNSANDNPIIDAEEERVLHGGHFYGGHIAFAMDSLKTLVANVADLLDRQLALLVDVRYNHGLPSNLSGAPADRAMINHGFKAVQIGTSAWTAEALKNTMPASVFSRSTECHNQDKVSMGTIAARDAIRVLELTEQVAAATLLAANQGVWLRAQAEDARPLPPALAAMHEELAKDFPPVIEDRALEGELRLCLQRIAEQHWRLHA
- a CDS encoding LpxL/LpxP family acyltransferase yields the protein MSDSSKHWADREERGSYWLMKLTAFAAKVLGRRVLSPVLYGIVLYFFLFGRTARHSAWQYQQRLADWSGREDLRPTHRKVFGQFMAFADSLLDKLDVWNGKLRLEQIEINDPAQLRGQLRGERGQMLVGAHLGNLEVCRALAEIGEQVTMNVLVHTKHAEQFNRLLGEAGATHLRLIQVSELDPATMLLLSQRLDDGEWLAIAGDRVPLHGGRTVRVDFLGHDAAFPQGPWLLAGLLKCPVNLLMCLKHNSRYRLTIEPFTPQIEWKRNTREQVIALWTARYAARLGQFCLEAPQQWFNFYPFWKTDDDAS
- a CDS encoding glycosyltransferase family 2 protein; protein product: MHNPCALIPVYNHEAAVPAVVRSLLNSGLPCLLVDDGSSPACAAVLVQLASLENVTLLTLPTNQGKGGAVMAGFREAARLGFSHALQVDADGQHDLREVETFLDTSRRHPDAIICGYPEYDDSVPKGRLYARYLTHMWVWINTLSLQIRDSMCGFRVYPLAPVLALMDSAYIGTRMDFDSDILVRLAWRNQPMRWLPTQVHYPTDGLSHFRLFRDNVRISAMHTRLFFGMLVRAPMILWRRWQA
- a CDS encoding acyl-CoA synthetase family protein, producing MNGLKLEHVLLEPLEQRAVTTEPAMNHAQLWAQSLSLAAGLQARGIRRLAVYLEDAGLLAIALLGAWRAGVSVLLPADLQPQTRQRWDEAVDAWLTEAADLDALYEAPLSAAALDLDACQLSLCTSGSSGEPKRIDKNLRQLANEVEALETLWGPGLKDACIIGSVATQHIYGLLFRVLWPLCAGRTFVRKQLAFPEDMQRASREHAHFAWVASPALLKRMGDNLDWPALSQVSRVFSSGGALPVEAAGSLYDRLQQWPTEILGSSETGGIAWRQGAQPWQPFADVQLSQDADGALRIASPYLPEGHVEQTADAARIHADGRFELLGRLDRIVKLEEKRISLPMLEHALMDHPWVAETRLGVVQENRASLGALVVLSAEGLHALRNQGRRTLTQTLRQHLSQHCEALALPRRWRLLKQLPLNSQGKLPQVHVEALLLAARPKAPDVLEQVKANGEWTLQLSVPPDLAYFSGHFPVTPVLPGVVQVEWAFNLGQQLLDLPVTFAGMEVLKFQQLVRPGDVIELHLRFDAERSKLYFAYRNGAAACSSGRILLETVDA